The Diceros bicornis minor isolate mBicDic1 chromosome 26, mDicBic1.mat.cur, whole genome shotgun sequence sequence TACATGTGTGTAGAATATATGTGCTTTCTGGGGAGACCCCAGCATTTATTCATTCCTGCCCCTTTATAGGCTCGGGGCAGGGCAGGGATATGAGAGCATGTGGGCATTGTTtaatgaatagaaaaagaggttCTGAGAAATGACAGCGCTTTTCTATGTCACAGGCAACCTGGGGAACAGGAATCCCTTCCCTCCAGCTGACAACACTTTCCTATGACCAAAAATAAAGCAGAACTTGATATGCCATTAAGTCAAACAGAGCTCGAGTTGCCTTCTGGCTCTTCCACTTACTCAGtatgtggctttgggcaaattacctaaaaatccaagcctcagtttcctcatctgtaaaatggagatgattatAGGACTGATAAGAGGCCTTCTTTCTGTTGCGTGAATACCAAGctcattcccacctcagggcctttgcacttcccATTCCCACTGCCTAGAATTCTTTTCCCACAGATCTTTTCATAGCAGATCCCTTCTCCTCATCCTTAATTAAGCTCAACTGTCACTTTTCAATCTAAAAAATACGCCCCCCCCATCAATTTTTCTCATCCCTTGGTTTTATTCTGGATAGTATCACTATCTGAAATTCTCTGGTACGTTTTTGTGTGTTATGTATTGCCTGTCTCTCCCACTatactgtaagctccatgataAAGGGGAACTTTTCCTTTTTGTGAATCCCTGCATCTCCTGCACCTCATACAGTGCCTGCCACGTAGTAAatactcaattaatatttgttaaatgaatggacTCTCAGCCAATAGCCAACATTCGCTGAGAACTTACCACACGCCAGACCCTGTTCTAACCActtcacaaaaattatctcacttaatcctcaaacaaccctatgaggtggatATTCTTATTAACTTCGTTTTATAaaaagggaaactgaggtacagagggaTTGAATAAGTTTGCCAAAAGCCAAAGAGCCAATAATAGTAAAGCCAGGACTGAACCCCAGGCAATCTGGCCCCAGActccatagtttttttttttgtttttttgctgaggaagattcaccctgagctaacatccactgccaatcttcctctttttttccgtatgtgagccaccaccacagcatggccactaacagacgagtggtgtaggtctgtgcccaggaactgaacccaggttgccaaagtggagcacaccaaacttaaccactagaccactggaGCTGGCCCCAGACTCCATACTCTTAATCACTGGGCACTGATGCTCTTGGCTCGATAGGAAAGCTTCAGACCTGATTTTACAGCTTGGTTCCCTGAAGCTCTGACTGTACATGATTAAATCAGAGTGTCCAGACTTTTGACCCACAACCTCCTCCAACGCCTTTGCCCTTCTTTCTGTACCTGTCACTAGCAGCTCTTGTATCACTGTGTGTGTTCTTGTTTATCTCTTAAGTACTTTGTCACTTACATGTGGTTTCTACTTTCTGACTGGAGACTCTGAAGGCCTGCAATACCAGTTTGTATCCACCCTGGGCCCATGCATACAGAAGGTGGATGCTGAATACTTTTGAAAAGATTcctaaatgaataaaacattttgGAACACTTTTCAACAGAACACGGCTGTTTAATAAAAGACAGCTATGATGTGCAAAAATGCTTACAAAGCAAATAGAAATCAATATGTGTTCCTTGCCTCAATAAACCCAACACTTCATGCTTccccccacctcagggcctttgcacatgatgTTTCCTTTGCTTGACACACTTTCTCTTCCCACACTTTTTGCCTCCTACTGCTGCTCCAAATCTCAGTTTGAGCATCACTGCCTCAGCAAAGATTTTTCTGATCACTAATAGCACTTACTATAGTTTCCAGTTATACATTTTCTTCTGTGGTTCTTCAGTTGATGATTTTCTTGCTTCTAAGACTCTAAGCTCTGAAGGCAAGGCAGaccatgtctgttttgttcaacaTCTCCTCCCAGGGCATGGCTCATAGTAGGTGCACAAAACACCGTTTGAACGCATGAATAAACTTTTGAAATTTCAGGTTTACAAATACAAAGAGCTTGGCTTTCACAGGCCTCTTTTCTTAAGTAGAGACTTCAAATAAAACttattcataatttttctttgttgcaCACTCTGTGCAtggtacccccacccccacttggaAGTATCAATATTGCGAGTGGTTTAGAGCATGGGTGTTGGTCCTGCGTTTGAATCCTGGCTAATTAATATCGTCAGGACCTTAACTCTCCACAACTTCAAAGTGCTTTGACCAAGAACCAGGACAGCAcagacttaaaaaacaaacaaacaaaaaaaaccctgatgGTACCAAGTACTGAGAGtatatggagcaactggaactctccttCTCTGCTGTTGGGAGTGTAAATTAGTAAAACCACTTTACAGGGCAATTCAGCAATATCTGGTAAGGATGAAGATGCACATACTCTAAAACATGATAAATGTACTTCTACAAatatatctacccaagagaaactcTCACATGGAGCTACTTCTCATGGAgagacatacaagtttttgtttttgtttttgttttttggtgaggaagatcagccctgagctaacatccataccaatcctcttgttttttgctgaggaagaccggctctgagctaacatctattgccaatcctcctcctttttttttccacctttttctccccaaagccccagtggctagttgtatgtcatagttgcacatccttctagttgttgtatgtgggacgtggcctcagcgtggccggacaagtggtgtgtcggtgcacgcctgggatcccaacccgggctgccagtagtggagtgcgcgcacttaactgctaagccaggggcccGGCCCCCGTGTCAAGGTATTAATATAGCAGTTCATAACAGCAAAATCCTGAAACCaatttaaatgtacatttttacATATATGCGAGTGAATAagcataaatataatttatttttaatttaatctgaAGGTCATGATCTTCTctgctccttccattctgaatccACTTAAAAAAGGAACCGTCCTAAAATCCAAGCTCTAAAAAGGTTCTTAAGAGATCGTAGAGTCCAGTCTCCTACCTGAATACACGAAGCAGGAAAAACCACCGCTCCCCCATATCCTCCATATGCAGTTGGACAAAAGAAAGAGCGTGGGATTTTGGATTAGGGGACCTAGGTTTGGTTCCTGTCACTAGGACTTAGTAATTGTGTGACTCTAAGCAAGTCCCttgagctctctgagcctcagtttcatttctgaagtgaAGACAATGGCCACACCACCTGTCGTGACTGTGTGAGGAGCAATTAAACTACAATATGAGCGTAaaactttgtcaaaaataataTCCAGATGTGTGCTATTTGTAGTGCAGAGATTGTCCCTCAAAAGCGTTGGTTCAGTCCCTTTGACTTCCATGGCGGCGCCCAATAAACATGCCTTGGGCTCCCTAGTAGCCAATGAAGTCATCCTGCTTCAGAGATAAACCggattctcttctctccacagcaAACATCCTGACCGTGATCATCCTCTCTCAGCTGGTGGCCAGAAGGCAGAAGTCCTCCTACAACTATCTCTTGGCACTTGCGGCTGCGGACATCCTGGTCCTCTTTTTCATCGTGTTCGTGGACTTCCTGTTGGAAGACTTCATCTTGAACATGCAGATGCCTCAGGTGCCCGACAAGATCGTGGAAGTGCTGGAATTCTCGTCCCTGCACACCTCCATTTGGATTACTGTTCCCTTGACCATTGACCGGTACATCGCCGTCTGCCACCCACTCAAGTACCACACGGTCTCCTACCCTGCGCGCACCCGGAAGGTCATTGCGAGCGTTTACGTCACCTGCTTCGTGACCAGCATCCCCTACTACTGGTGGCCCAACCTCTGGACGGAAGACTACAGCAGCACCTCTGTGCATCACGTCCTGATCTGGATTCACTGCTTCACGGTGTACTTGGTGCCCTGCTCCATCTTCTTCGTCTTGAACTCAATCATTGTGTACAAGCTCAGGAGGAAGAGTAACTTTCGCCTCCGCGGCTACTCCACAGGGAAAACCACCGCCATCTTGTTCGCCATAACCTCCATCTTTGCCACCCTCTGGGCCCCCCGCGTCGTCGTGATTCTCTACCACCTCTATGGGGCGCCCATCCAGAACCGCTGGCTGGTGCACGTTATGTCCGACGTTGCCAACATGCTGGCCCTTCTGAACACAGCCATCAATTTCTTCCTCTACTGTTTCATCAGCAAGCGGTTCCGAGCCATGGCGGCCGCCACGCTCAAGGCCTTCTTCAAGTGCCAGAAGCAACCCGTACAGTTCTACACCAACCATAACTTTTCCATAACGAGTAGCCCCTGGATCTCACCGGCCAACTCACACTGTATCAAGATGCTGGTGTACCAGTACGACAAAAATGGAAAACCTATAAAAGTATCCCCATGACCCCGTGGGTTTGGCACCCAGTGCCTCTGTCTAATCCATTTCCGGATGGGAGGGTGGCCCATCCTCGGCTGAACGGCTCTCCTTGAGAGTGCTAATCTGATTTCCTGTCTCCACAGACTGAGAAACTCTCAGACTGGTAGATGAGAAAAgctggaagagaagaaggaaaagcatGAATCTTGTTtccatttatgcatttattttcacAAAGTCATGTTGACAGCAAAAGTTCCTACCAGTTTGACGATGCCATTGGAGCTAGTGTCATCATCTTGTGGTCAGTAAGGACACACAGTAGAGAAATAGCCTATGACTTAGCCTTGGCACCATCTACAGTCACTGGGAACTACTCATTTATGTGACACACCAAGCCACAGTAGCACGTATCTGAGCCCACACTCTTCTTCCAAGAGCTGAGGTCATCCATCGCTTCCctgtgctcttctcagcagctaACTGCTGACCAACTCTGGATTTTTCCAAGATGCCCTCTGTCCTAGAGAGGGCTGTGACCTTGAAGTAGCCCTGGCACCCCTGGCTATGGAATGACACTGTGGGGACAGGGGAGTATTGAATCCCATTCAAACTCTGGCCAGAGCTTCTTTGGAAAGGCTTCAGACCAACGTAACTATGACACTCAGACCTGGGGTCTAAGCCGCAGTCTTTCTATTCACCATTATGTATAGATTTTATCTATCTCCTCCAACACAAAGACCCTGCCTGGTGCatggggggaaaggaggattTATTGagcccagaaaaacaaaaaaaataagccCACTCTTGCCATTGTTTCGATCCATCCCCATGTCAGCTGTGCACAATCCCTTTACTCAAAATAGCTTCTTGTGATGGTGCCACTCGAGCTTCCTGGAGAAGCCTTTTACGTGTAAAGTTGCCAACCCTGCCTCCTTGCTTACTGAAGCCCTCAccaaattgttttatttaaagtGACTTCCGAACTGGATTTAATTTTCGAGGGTCAGGAACTGTAGCTCTCCAGGTGTGAAGGGAGGCATTCTCAGTTCTGCCCCACAGTCCAGCTGACATTGCCATTCGGCCACAAATGCAGACACAATCGACATGGAAAGGTGCCCATGTGGTCTGCTTGTCTGCCCTTTGATGCACATGACTCAAAAGATGGTGCCAGTTTTTGGTGAAGCTATTTAACCCAGATCCTTtgcaaaatgataaaatatgaatttatttagTTATGCTCCCCTTGCCTTTCCAAGGCAAGAACAGTTCTAGGATGTAATTAAAAAGGGCTTCCCTGGGAACTACCACTCATGTGTgcccgtgtgtgtgtgcgcgcgcgcgcacacacacacacgattacATTAGGCTCCTGTGTATGTACTGATGTGTTTTGAAAGGGAAATCCACGTTGGAGTTCCTCTtacttagccttttttttttgttttaatttctctccCAGACTCCCAGTACTTGAAATTATCCCTGTTCTGGAAGAAATGTCCCAAAGTGATTTTGGAACTGCATGATATTTTTGGTGACCAGATGAAAAGCAGACAGTCCACCTGGAACACTTGGTTCCTCGGGCTggatttttactgtatttttgttCCTAATTGGAAAACATGTCTACCCTTTTTAAGGGAATTTGCAATAAATGAGTGTGGTTGAAAAGGCCCCAGCACAACACAAGCCCCAACCTTCAGCCAATGCCCTCAATACTAACTCAATATAATTTCAGATCATATCAGGACTGATATGATCTGAAATTATAGTCCAGATCCTAATTCCTCCTCCTTTTAAGTGATTGCAGTAGAGTCTCATCTTACCCAAAGACTAGATTCTAAAGGCAGTGCAGAAGAAAAAATCTAGCAGAGCCAAAGTTACCTGTGCAACGTCCTTAGGAAGCAGCCATATTGGAAACCATATTCGATCCCTTAAAAAACCTAACTCAGCTAAGGTTTtctccagcagtggaataggttGCTGTTTCTCCAGTTGAGGACAAGACAGAGCTGGCTCATGTTTAGGGACCGTATTGTGTAACTCTAATGTATCCAAGAACATTGCCATCACTCTGGTGCAGCAAGATGCTCCCAGTAGAAGAGGTTCATGGAAGTTGTTTGAGGGACAAGCAGATCTGTATCTCCCATGTCACACTCCCTGCTGGGCGTATGCACATCGAGTGGAATGGTGGGCAGACTCTCCCACATCCCTTAAATGGCACATCTCTCTCTCGTTTCCTTTTTGCCAAGCACGTGTAGTCAAATACATGTTCATTAAATGTGTGTATGATGCGATTCCACCACACCCCCTAATGAAAGAACATTGACCAAAGGCTACCTAcactgaatatatatttatttatttatttatttattttttaaacacataGCTCTGAAAAATGCTGGTTTGAGCTATACGTGAACGAGCCACAGTGCAATATCTGTAAAGGTTAAGCAATTCCTATTTGAGAATGTACATAAGATGGAAAATATGTATGTGGATCTTAATGCTCTCTGCTCCACGTTTTTAAttgtatgtaaaaattaattgttgtttaaaaagtaaaaactgggtATGCATTTGGAATGTTTTCCTCATACACTCATTGATTACTTCTTTTAATAGTAGAGGCTGTACCAAGTAGCATTGTGATCCTTTTTCCTTCtgacaatattttatatttttatgaataatatttaaaagaGCTCCGATTCTTGAAGGCACTCCAGTGAGTTGTCTTCTGGTTAAGATGCATACAAATGCCCCTTGGGTTAGGTTGATACATATGTCCTAAAATTTATTTCAGATAATCTAatctaatttattattatttatagtaaTAATTGTGGACAGTAATGAaaagggtttttttaaaaaaagaaaacttttaagccTTTTCTTTCAGGCCAGTTTTGGAAATAAAGCCTTGAGTTTTGAAGCCTGTCATGTAAACAGTTGCTGTTGATGGCACTTAAGCAATTGCCTTATGTCGGGATTTTGTGATGCTTCTTTCAAAGACTGTTAACCAGCATCTCTTTTGTTGTATGACTTGTGTCCTTGGTTGGAGATGCAGTGATGCTCCACACGTACCTGCTGTGTCTCTTTATTGACCAACTCAAGGACTGAAAAGTCTCATAGGGAAGGAAATGACGAGGATAACAGACAAAGCGGAAAAGACAGACCATGAGAAGGCATGAACTTTCATTTTGCAAACACGTTGCAATCGGAAAAGATTACTTTGCAAAATTGGTGCCTACTGGTCCAACATGGGCGGGCCTATCTGAAGTGAATAAAAGACTCTAATGTTGGCTATTCCAGTTCAAAGAATGGAATAGAATGTTACCGCATAAAAATAGTAAATGTTCATATTTTCTtaattagataatatattgtgTTTGGACTTGTTTGTATTATAATAAATTCTAATATGGTGCACACTGGGTGTTTGCTATCTGCATATATGTTCAAGCAATTGTAGAAGtctgattaaaattttttaactgaGTGCCTTACTTATATTTTGTGCTGGAGCTAGAATGAGACCTGAGTCCCGCCTCCCTCTTGGTTAGCCAGATATGTTTCAGAATTCAAGACCACTGAATTCTGCTTCCTATAATCCTAAATTAGGTGGCTTACTGGGTATAAATCTGAATTCTCTTCCAACCACGTCCTCTACACGTCTTCGAGACAGTGATGGCTGTAATCATAAGTGGAAATCTAGCATGATGGCTAAGAGCTTAGACTTTGAAGTCAGACAATCGTGGGTGCGTGTCCCGCCTCCACCATTTACTAGGGGTGTGGTCCTGAACAGTCTTTGAAGATCTCCGAAAGACTATCCTCATGTAGAAAATGgtataaaagttaattttttctaGTTGCCTACAAGGTAAGTAGAAACTCTCATGGTCAGGAAACCAAGGTTTGGAGTCAGTTATTGTAAGCTATAACTTTGCAGGCTCTGCCATTTCAGCTATATGACCCTGGGCAATGTTCTCAATCtatctgagtctcaatttcctctcCATAAAATAGAGCTAATAGTAATTCCAGCACATGTGAGGATGTTAGGCCCAAACAGGCTAATGATTTTGTCCAGAGTAGAACCCAGGTCACTAACACTTCACCCTTTCCCCTCTGCCTTGTTGTCTTTTCTGCACGATTCTGACATACCCCCCTCCCCAAAAGATCACGTTACTTTTGTGCCCTTTTCAGAGTTGGGTATATTGCAGAGTTTTCCAACTCTTCAAACCTGGGTCATCCAAGCATGAGATATATTATAACAGCGTCATAATTAAAACACTTGGTTTGACCTTTCCTAGTgaggtagaatttttttttaaattgactcTATCTGGAATCCTAACTATAGCTCTCAATCTAGCTGTGCGTTTCCCACGCAAACCACCATCAATTCTGACAGCCACCCACAAACTATTGTCGCAATCCATCTTTGCATCAATGTGAAGAATTAAAGTAACAAGTTGAGAGGGAAGTATGGAAAAGCAAAGAATTTGCTGAAAAAGTCGCAAACAGAAGCTGTTAGTCATGGCCACAGCATCCTCATTAATTTTGTTCACCAACTCAGGGAGGCAGGATAAAAGTGAGTTGATGGAAGTTGAACTGTTAAATAATAATCC is a genomic window containing:
- the GPR139 gene encoding probable G-protein coupled receptor 139; this encodes MEHTHAHLVANSSLSWSPSSACGLGLVPVVYYSLLLCLGLPANILTVIILSQLVARRQKSSYNYLLALAAADILVLFFIVFVDFLLEDFILNMQMPQVPDKIVEVLEFSSLHTSIWITVPLTIDRYIAVCHPLKYHTVSYPARTRKVIASVYVTCFVTSIPYYWWPNLWTEDYSSTSVHHVLIWIHCFTVYLVPCSIFFVLNSIIVYKLRRKSNFRLRGYSTGKTTAILFAITSIFATLWAPRVVVILYHLYGAPIQNRWLVHVMSDVANMLALLNTAINFFLYCFISKRFRAMAAATLKAFFKCQKQPVQFYTNHNFSITSSPWISPANSHCIKMLVYQYDKNGKPIKVSP